A genomic region of Sarcophilus harrisii chromosome 6, mSarHar1.11, whole genome shotgun sequence contains the following coding sequences:
- the LOC100913356 gene encoding probable E3 ubiquitin-protein ligase TRIML1, whose translation MDIKNLIENLNIDLTCSICLDYFIDPVIVKCSHSFCRECLLQCMWRGSDTLPCPECRQLIQISNLVPSLNLQKLSMVGKTIGPHLLQPTQVVLATCDQHWEKAKFFCEEDQKLICESCSITQLHKDHRILPLDSAIAESKEIVYALKESIINENEKMHQLLWDEEALYLQILDEESKDNLEEIEEKKTKLTQQIQNLQQMMLEIEKRLDRNPLEMLQDMKDPLARNEELLSQNPEVSYPIWSICYIIGLQEMLMSFQRNITLDPDTAKPHLILNEELNSIKYTSVPKDLPDNEERFDCCLIVLGTQTFTSGKHYWEVKVGDKTEWIVGICENSVSRKESHSLLSKDVRTLMGFTSEKDFFLWNSQCGFYESEPIHVVGIFIDYEKGHIAFYNSIEESLICSPPNIAFQGPICPYFSSCYPTENSNSSSIIICSESKSDDENYYEYALNDQGLKT comes from the exons ATGGATATCAAAAACTTAATTGAAAACCTCAACATAGACCTCACTTGTTCCATCTGCCTGGATTACTTTATTGACCCAGTGATTGTCAAGTGTAGCCATAGCTTTTGCAGGGAATGTCTTCTCCAGTGCATGTGGAGAGGTAGTGACACATTACCCTGCCCAGAATGCAGACAACTCATCCAAATCAGCAATTTGGTGCCCAGCCTAAATCTGCAGAAGCTTTCTATGGTTGGAAAAACAATTGGTCCTCATTTGCTTCAGCCCACACAGGTGGTCTTGGCCACCTGCGATCAACATTGGGAAAAAGCAAAGTTCTTCTGTGAGGAAGACCAAAAACTTATCTGTGAGTCTTGTTCAATAACTCAACTACACAAGGATCACCGAATTCTTCCCCTGGACAGTGCTATTGCTGAAAGCAAG GAGATTGTTTATGCTCTTAAAGAatcaattataaatgaaaatgagaaaatgcacCAGTTATTATGGGATGAAGAAGCTCTATATCTACAAATACTAGATGAGGAATCCAAAGACAACctggaagaaattgaggaaaagaagactAAACTGACCCAACAAATCCAGAATCTGCAGCAAATGATGTTAGAAATAGAGAAGAGATTAGACAGGAATCCCTTGGAAATGCTCCAG gATATGAAAGACCCCTTGGCAAG GAATGAGGAGCTACTAAGCCAAAACCCAGAAGTTTCTTACCCTATCTGGAGCATCTGCTACATCATTGGCTTGCAAGAAATGCTCATGAGCTTCCAGA gGAATATAACTTTAGATCCTGATACAGCCAAACCTCATCTTATCCTGAATGAAGAATTGAATAGTATCAAGTATACAAGTGTCCCCAAAGATCTGCCTGACAATGAAGAAAGATTTGACTGTTGTCTTATTGTACTTGGGACTCAGACTTTTACTTCAGGAAAACACTATTGGGAAGTGAAGGTGGGAGATAAGACAGAATGGATAGTGGGCATCTGTGAAAATTCAGTCAGCAGAAAGGAGTCACACTCCCTATTATCAAAGGATGTAAGAACCTTAATGGGCTTCACATCTgaaaaagatttctttctctggaattcACAATGTGGTTTTTATGAGAGTGAGCCTATCCATGTGGTAGgtatttttattgattatgaAAAGGGACATATagcattttataattctatagaGGAATCCCTCATCTGCAGTCCCCCAAACATAGCATTTCAAGGACCTATTTGCCCTTACTTTTCTTCTTGCTATCCTACTGAAAATAGTAATTCTAGTTCTATCATTATTTGCTCTGAGAGTAAGTCTGATGATGAAAATTACTATGAGTATGCTCTCAATGACCAGGGATTAAAAACATGA